A window of the Choloepus didactylus isolate mChoDid1 chromosome 11, mChoDid1.pri, whole genome shotgun sequence genome harbors these coding sequences:
- the LOC119506483 gene encoding EKC/KEOPS complex subunit TPRKB-like, with amino-acid sequence MQLTHQLDLFPECRIVDPYQILVAANKAVHLYKLGKMKTRTLSTEIIFNVSPNNNISEALKKFGISANGTSILIVYIEEGEKQINQEYLISQVDCHPISLKNLPEMANITEVKKIYKLSS; translated from the exons ATGCAGTTAACACATCAGCTGGACCTATTTCCTGAATGCAG GATTGTTGATCCATATCAGATACTTGTGGCAGCAAACAAAGCAGTTCATCTCTACAAActgggaaaaatgaagacaagaacTCTATctactgaaattattttcaatgttTCCCCAAATAACAATATTTCAGAGGCTTTGAAAAAATTTGGTATCTCAGCAAATGGCACTTCCATCCTAATTGTTTACATtgaagagggagaaaaacaaataaatcaagAATATCTAATATCTCAAGTAGACTGTCATCCGATTTCTCTGAAAAATCTTCCTGAAATGGCTAATATTACAGAAGTCAAAAAGATATATAAACTTTCCtcataa